DNA from Corvus moneduloides isolate bCorMon1 chromosome 8, bCorMon1.pri, whole genome shotgun sequence:
GAGATTTGGcattgtttttttccacaggtgCCCTAATCCCGTTGGCATCAGGTGGAAATGGAACCTGTAGGTCACTTGTAAAAAGTCTCCTCCCTTTTAAGACCTTTTATGCCTCCAAAAACAAAGGTATATTGGCGTTTTGTGTCCTGAAGCTGCAGAACAGATATAGTCTGGATCTGAATTCCAGGTGCAGTGAGTTTAGAGGGGTGGTGAAGCCCTGCTCATTCAAGGCTAATGAAAGAGTTGAATTCGAACTCCACTGCAGAACGGCAGGAGATGGTGGAGGCAGAGGTTTGGTTCAAGTCCATCTTTAGTCAATGCAGAAGCTTTCTCCGAGGGGGAGCCTCTGACTTGTGAAACTTGCAGACAGATCTGTTCAACTGCAAACAGCTGGTTGTTCTTCGGTGCTCTTGCTAGCCAGCTCCTAATTACTTTCATTTAAACAAAGAACTTTGCTTTTTCCTGGCTCATCTGCTCTTTTTAATTGTAAAGAAATCAAACTAAAGCAGGCTTTGACAGTAGCATAGCTTCACTGAACAAACTACAACACAGATAAAAGCCATCCCATATGCTTCTGGTCATGGAAAGCTGAGATCAGAAGGTAACCACCCTAGTCGTATGCCCCTCTAGCCCCCCAGATACCCCAGTCCCCCAGCTATCAGTCCTCTCAGCAGGTTGGGTTGTACGCTGGGTTGAAGATTCTGCCTGTCAGTCTCCATGGAGGATGGAAGAGTGGCCTGTGTACAACACCAAACCTGGACTGTGAGCAGTTGCGCACAGGAACAACTCCACTCCTATCTCAACTGAAGTAGCTGGGGTTCTCCCACAGAACCACAGCCATGCTGAAAATGCTCACCACGTGTAAGGACCGAGTGGTCACTTTAAGTCCTTTGCCACTGTTCCAGCACAGACAGAGGGGAGAGGCCCAATATAAACAAGTTTCTGGGTGCTAGAAGTATATTTTGGTACTACTGACAGTGCTGTGAAACTGTGTTGCTGTGCAGTATGGCAGACAGCAAACTCCAAACCTAGCTAATTCTTGGACTTGAACTGGTGTAAGCAGAACTGGACTATTTTCAAAGTGAGATTTTTTCAAAACAGCTCTTAGTCAGCAGTCACCTTTCCAGACTCCCCACAGGCTACTGAGACATGCAGGTAGAGTGTACCAGAGAAGCGAGCAGCTGAAATGTTGGGATGGGAGCAACTAAGTGAGCTCATTgcaaaaaggagagaagtttGATGGTTAAGCACACTGCAAAGGAATCACCAAGTCTCTGActctctctcctcccccttCCTATAAATAATTTCCCTTTCCAAGTGGAAATGAGACTAAAACTCTTGTGGTGAGCTCCACCTGAAGGGCTCCATCATGCTATATTgggaaggcagaagaaaagcagtgattCCTCACTTGAAACAGCAATTTGAAGTCTAGAAATTCAGTACAGTTGGCACACAACCCTGCTCTCAAGTTGTGAAGTCTTCTGTTCTTGGCAAGGAGCCCATAACAAGGGTAAACCTCATGTTGGGGCTGACCAGTGCCTGCTAAAGACAGGAGAAACATGTCCACTCGTGTCTCAGAGCCTTGAATGAGGGTTTTCCTTTCCACATAGGAGGCAAATGAACTTTCCTTCAAAATCCACTGTTCCTTCTCCAATGGCAGTAGGAGGATAAAGTCAAATGGatactgtttttctgttttatgtaaAGCATCGCCTGACCCTGTTCCACATCAGCTGATACCATGGTAAAAGCACCATGAGATTTCCAAAACTCTCCCCATTGCTGTActtgtgcagctgcagcaataGGAGCCACGGAAGGAAGACGAGGAGATAAGTTCCCACTGATCAGAACACATGAAGGATGCAAAATTTGATACATCCTTATAAAAAGGCATGCCCCCAGAGGCAAAGTAGAAGCCTTAGGTATAAAATACCAATGTTTGTATGAGTGTAAACAGCTAGAAAGGGATCAGAGTCTCCATGTACAATGCCGCTTTATCTTCTCACAGGGGCTTCCATCATCACCATATCTGACttcctctgtattttctcttgGGTACTTCCTGGCACTGTGTTCTGCCTAGTTTGGAATTAAGCAATgagctttttgccttttattttgggACTCTATTTCACAATTACTCCTAGCCAGCTTTTCCAAAAAAGAAATTCACATGTCAGGAAAATGacataattgtttttctttacagttttcACGACATGTTcataatttcagtaaaaaaaaggtCTGTGTTTTTAACTTACCCAAAcgataattttataaattatttgttaAACATTTATTGCCTAAGTACTTTTGAGGACCCCAAAAGTGTTGAAAATCTTAAACTTATTCCATATTTACTAAGCAGCACAACCTTCACAATGGCAGAGACAGCCATTTACTGGCTTTCCTTCTGCTGGTAAAGCACCAAGGCTGGTAAGTCCAGAGAGTAATAACTGAAGTTTCGTGCCTGGAAAGCTTTTGGTGGGATTCagtcttaatttaaaattttgacaTCCTGTTATATGCTTTCTACAATGCAAAATAACCTCTTTCTTTGGCATTTGCATGAATTGCAGACACAAACATAATgcacaaataattttatcaaTAACCTCATCCATGCTTAGCTGTAGTTTCttcaagaaaattttttttaaaaagccaaactgttctttatacaaaatattttctccttcataacaaaaaaaaaaatgtctacTTGGAATAAACCTGCCATTCATTGGAGATTTCGACTGAAGTGGCACAAAATAATTATCATACTATTAATTTTCAGAATTCTTCGCAAACAGTTGCAATTCAACTTCTTTAATTTAGTGGATTTACTGTAAATAAGGTGATATAACTCACTGCTTCATTTCACAGCTTCACTGGGACCATAAAACCAGTGTCTCTGTCTCCAGTACTCCTTCAGAAATAGAATGGAAATACTTTACTTGCTTATTTTGAAGATAAATACATGTTTGTGTTTCAGGAGCTGATGTCAGACAATAGTCTCTGCCAAAACTCTCATCCCCTTTGTTAAAATGTTCCTTGCTGATGTGCTAGAAAAGTgtccaaaaatgaaaaaataattctcccAGAGTTGCAATTCTCATTAGTATTTGAGTACAGTACAGTATTCACATAACAGGAAGTTCACAGTTTAGAGGACATTTCATGCTTTGCAGAGTGCATTGCAGGGAGTGCTTGCTCACTGCTGGAACATGGTTCTTTCTCTAGTGGATGCCCTCAGATGGGTAGATTACACATCACAAGTCATTTAGGGAACACATTGCCACAATACACCGTTGGTCAAAAATAGATCACTCTCTGATGTGACTAATCAGGACATTCTTAATGTGCGttaggaaggaaataaaatgagtgTTGATTCGCATGCCTCAGAAAATCAGTCCAGTATAAATCAGTTAGGTTAGGAAAGGGAAATCTTCCTCTAATGAACAGCTATGGACACTTTTTTCAAGCTTCACCTATAGTGGCTACTGTTAGAAGTAAAGCAGAGAGGCAAACAACTGGTCTAAGTGAGGTTTAGGATGAAGAACATTAAAGACAAGAATCAGAATTAATGGAACAATGGAATAATCATTTGTCCCAATACGATCTCATGTcatattttttcatggaaataatGTCAGATTAACTTGAATTTGTAGCCAGAAAATCTAGTCTGCTGGATTTAACCCAGGTTTGAGATGACCACTGGATTATGACAAGGAGAACATTACTTAAAACAGAGGACATGGAGAACTGTAGGATATAGAGAATTCAGTGGTCTTCCAGTGATAATCTAGGGAACAGTATGAAATAAGGTTTGCGCAAATGATGTCTAAAAGAGGTAGACAGAAGCATGAACATTGAAATTGTGACCTTATCAAATTAGCATAAGACAAGGATGGCACATAGGTAAAACTGAGGATGGGGTAACAGAAGTGGAGCAGAAATTAGTACAGCAAAGTCACATACTTGGGGATTAGTAAGAATTTCTTTGATACACTGAGAGCTGAACTGCAAGTGACAAGAGAAAACACCCAAGTATGCTATATATAACCTGCCATATAATCACATATGAAAGTATCATGGAAAAAACAAGTTAATTCTGGGATGTACCAGGCAAGGTATATCCCAGTCAAATCTGAGAAGTACTGTGAGTATTCCACAGGACActgaagaacttctttccaGATACTGCCTATAACTGCAgtcaattaaataaaaagaaaattaaaataattacaatcAAACCCAAAATTTAAACTGTAACCAGTGCAGAGAAGGGCTGTTAGGGTGAATAGGGAAGACACTACTTTACTAGAGGAGACTAACAGAGCTTGTCTTCTTTAGCTCAACAAAGCAAAGGCTGAGGCCAGATAATTGCTTTGTATATGGAGTCAGGAAGTAAGCTCTAGAGAAGAAAACGCTATTTTAAGCTTAAAGCTGGCACAGGAACAAATGAGCATAAACTGGCTATTGAAACCATTTAGCCTGGGAGTCCTAAGAAGGATGCAAGCCATCGGAAGGGCTGGTCACGGAACAGCTTTCCAATACGTTTGTTCAGACTGATAAAAGATTATATAAAGTTGGTCCTCTGACAGTAACAAGGTCTCCATGTCAGCTCTGTGTTATTGATTAGTGACAGAAAAAATGCTAGGGCAGGCTCACTGAAGGAGGGCCTCATGCCATCTTTAACATTCACAGACAGATGCTGTCAGGGTCTACAAGGTCATTAAATTGCTGCACACTAAACAGATACCGTCAGTTTACCTGCTGTGGGCTTGCATGCTGGGACAGATCATGGTGCTGTTGTGCCTATATGGAGGATTCTCaccatcttttctttcctttgcagatGTTTGTGAGGCTTTAAACGTGACAGTCTCTCCTGGACCAACAGTGCAATACTCCGAGGGGGATAATGCTACCCTTTATTGCCACATTTCtcaaaagagaaagacagaCAATTTGCTGGCTGTGCGGTGGGTCTTCGCTGCATCACCTACCCAGGAGCATCTGATGATCAAAATGACAAAGTTTGGGTCTGTCCAGTATTATGGAAATTATACtcataattttcaaaagcaaagacTTCATCTTCTCAAAGAGAAACATGGAACTATGTACAAATTCCTTATTTTAAGCCTCCAGCAAACAGATCAAGGACATTATATATGCAAAGTCCAAGAAATtggcaaacacagaaataagtGGACAGCATGGTCAAATGGTACAGCAGCTACTGAAATAAGAGGTGAGAGACTATTGATTTCAAGTCTataatttcttcttgtcctgtgatccctttttttttcttggaagttcATCCGTACGACATTTGAACttagattatttttaagtgtaATCTGTGGATAGGAGAAGAAAACCTAGTACTCAGCTTATGTGTTTTGCCCTTCTCTTGGTGTTTCTGTTACTCTTAGTTCTAGTCTAGCAGCAGCTGGTAAGTAGCACTTTTAGTACCACTTCAGTACTATTGTTTACACCACTTGCAGCCAGAAAGCAGAGCTAGAAAAGCAATGGCCATCCTGCTGGTATTGAACTTTGGATAAAATGGCCAGCAACAAGTGGCAGATGTGAACCAAGTTGAAAACAAGCCATCTCTTTAGGATGGATTAGCTCAAACCTTATGCCACCATACTCACACTTTCAGAGATGGGTGAAGTTGGATTTTGAGAGCAGACTCCTTTGGAGAGGTGGTTTTGCTCAGCAGTTGTGCCATCAGTGCTAGCTGGCAAACTAGCCCCCTACTTGTGtctttataaacagaaaatttgatTTCCCACAGGGACAGCCCTAAAGATAATGCCAGAAAGCAGTATAGAGTGTTTTCTCATTGTTCCTAAATGCCTGTAGTGAAACATCTGGATTTGTCAGAAGTTCTTGGAAAGGGAATGGCATGTTCCAAGTAAGtggcagcagaagaaaaagcaatataaaatatTGTCACACCACCTGTTGTACCCCTCCTCCCAAAGAGACACTCCACAGCTTTCGTAGCTTCTCAGACTATTGCTGATTGTAACACTGAAACTGCTCATTGGTTTTCATAGCCAAAGTATGGGGCTTCAGATCAATGCAGTTgttgaaaagaaggaaatccaTCATTTTTCAGTCTAGtccttaaataatatttttcccctgATTTCTAGTATGAGTCATGAATATATAATCAGAATAGGGATTTGAGACTTGTGACTTCATAATTTTCACAGTCTGCTCAGCTCTATTACTTCACTTGAAATGaaccaaagcagagcaggagaccTGAGACAAGGGAGGAAGGCTGGCCAACCTATAGAGAGTTGTAGACACCCTATGGGGATCTGAGGCAAACACCACAACCACCCTGGCCCCCCCAAAAGCATATTTATTCTAACTCTAAATCCAGATTAAAGATACCAGAAGATAGCTGAAATATTGCATATCTTTAAATGTCATAGCAACTGTTTTACCACTTAAAGCCTCttgactggaaaaaaaggacCACCTTTGCTAGCATTTGGCTAATGCACCCTGAGTGTACAGAACTTGCTGCACTTGAGAGGGAAGGTAACTCTTCTGAGCAGTGATAAAAGCTTCCAGTTTTCCCAACAGTAACACTTGGGCTTTTCAAGGAAATTTTATTCCAaacacattttgtattttatattatgaTCAGTTACACTTTTTATTGCAAAGGGATTTACTTATATTACAGTTAGACCCAGGATGCAACAAAAGGAGCAATACAAATTGCCTGAAGCATTTGGATACTTAAGTTGTACTGCTTGTGCTTTATCAAATAAGGTAGCAGTGTTCCACCACATCACAGTTGCTGTGTTGCCTAACATTTTGTTCCAGTAATGTGTCTGCAGTTATGCCCAATTCAAAATAGTATCTTTATGCTAAAGCACCAGGcaaatttcttaaaattttgcACATCAAGCAGAGCAGAAATAGCAcggtctatttttttttttattatttattcacaCAGGAAGAGGAGGTTACTGTGCAAGACACAAAtttccagagagaaaagaaaaggacaatTCTCTTTCTTCAAAATGCAACTTGCTCTTGAAGCAACCTGGATCTGTAGTATCTACTgctattaatttatatttagaTTTTGTTATTTGCTAGCAAGTTTGCACGTGTAAATTTGCATAGGCCGTTAAGAAGttgcaaatacattttgttgCAACACATAAATTTGCACAAATACACATAGTGGACTTACAGAAAAACAATTGAGTTACACGCTACAGTTCCTTACTGTGTAATGATGACAGTCTAATTTTAGCTACATATCTGGCTTCTACTTTAGAGGCAAAGtacatttctttggaaaagaagcCTTGTTGTGCAGATGGAGTCCTTACAGTCTTCTGTTCCTGCACTCATGTCAACTACAGCAACTTTGTAGTGTTTTCAGGTCCACCTGAAATTTAAACTGTTGTAGTTTGCCCCTTTCATCGTGAATACAAGACATCAGATAGCATCTACAAGAAGGCTACTGTTAAACCTTGTTAGTAAAACCAAGAGAAATCCATGTGCCAGTGTTGCCAAGAAGTGTCTCCTAATCCAGCCTGCAGTGTCTTCTGTCTAAGATAAAGTCaacctttttcccttcccccatcTTCTCATTAAAGGCATCTGCTCCTTTCCTGGGCTTGTGTGGTCAATGTCAGCCTAAAACCAAGTTAGCAGTCTTATTTACAGTAGAGAATACACCAAAACACCAATTTATCatagaccaaaaaaaaaaaaaattcttctacTCCCTTCCTATCAGAAAACTCTAATCCATATCTCAGAACAATATGCAGCACCCCAGAAACATCATTTACAATCATGTAATCCCTCAAGAGACTGCATGTCTCTTAGAGTAATACATGTTCCAAATGGTTTACAGTCCAAGCGAAGAGACTACTTGTAGGaagacaaatacagaaaattaggCAGTCCAACTATAGTCATACTGGCATGGACAACAAAAAAGTAGATGATCACAACAATCTGTCTTGTTGGGAAGTTTATGTATCAGAATTTGCCACAGAAGAGAGTCTGAGTTCTTCAGTATTAGTTGCATGTGGCATTTTCTAATGGTAAAAATGTTGCAAGATACAGGAAtgcaagattatttttttccccaaaatgaaCAAAAGCCCTTTTTTCCAGGGAAGTTATTCTGAAATACTTGCCAGAAATCTACACATGTGATGCTTTCATGTAACAAATGAGTAATTTGTTAAAACATCCAGGATGAGCTTCCCATCACAACTGAATAGAAGATTTCATTAGTCCTGAAAGTTGTATATCCATTGATCTAGCCCCACTCTTCACATCCCTGCAGGGCTCTCTGTAATGAATTCCTTTCCAGTAAGATACTTGTTCTCTAATGATTTGCCACATGAAGCTCTCTTGGAGGTTCAGACCTCACTGGCAATCTGGAGGACATTACCAGGCTCACATTTCATTGCAATGATTgctagaggaagaaaaatcatggaattggCATAAGTGACATCATCTAATCTGATGTCATAAAAAATATCAGCATGCATAAACAAGCTggctgaggagagcagaaagGGTTTGGAACAATGTTTCAGCAGTCAGAGCATTTGGATGCTGGTGCTAGCCTGTACAGCTGTTATGATATTGACAGTCACCCATCCTCCTCCTGAAACAGAGGGGACAGTTCTGTGCAGCTGAAGTGTTTCATCAAAAGGCAGTTAGATGAAGAAAGATCTTGGGGCACTGAAGTCTAAGGCAGAATACATTTACTTTAAGAGGTTCTAACTTTTTATGCcacacatttttcagtttttgttgtatcttctttggtttttttcagtgatttcagCAAAAGCTTCTGATCATCCCACTTTCAAGAAAAACCATGAAGCCTGGAAGTTTTTTGAAGGTAAAGATACATCTAACTGCTTCTGGTTCTATACTCGATGTCAGTTTATTCCAATGCTACAGGACACCTAAAGTGCCCCAAATCAGGACCAATTTTGCTATTTCCTGTGCAAACCCAGGCCTTGCCTGAGAAACCATCCCACAAAGTACAAGGGGTGCTGGACAAAAGAGAATGGAAGCGTCCAGCTTCAGTTTCTTGTATATCTGTTATGGCCAATGGGAAGATAAGCACTGGGAATGTGTTACAACACCTGAATGAAAGCCATAAAGGGAACCTAAGGCTGTagattgaaaaagaaaaaaaaaatacaaaagttaaaagccagtgctgccagcaaAAGAAGCAATTGCagcctttcttccttcttccccagccACTCAACACTCTCCCCACTGTCACTTTTCTTGCTTcattgtttgtgtgtttgtttttcccttttgttacagaagaaaaaagtacaGCTGTTTGAACTGGGAAATAACCCAACTGAAGTCCTTTTGGGTTTTGAGATGttgctcaaaaaaaccccaaaacccaaaccagtcctTTGTTAGCTCCTGAAAGCCACAACTCATAAGTGTAGCTACACCTATTTGCATTTATGGAGACTTCAACCAAATTTTAAACCGAGCAGGATATTACAGGAAAGCTTCAAGAGGGTTAAACTACTTCTGAGCAGTTACCCAAAATCTTTTGGGCCAGAGCCTGTTTGGATCTTGCAGACATAACTTTTTTCTGGCCTATCACCATGGAGCATCAGCTGCAACACTGACTATCATCTGTGCTTGGTTTTCAGATCTGTACGTGTATGCAGTGTTTGTGTGTTCCATAGGAATCATCAGTGTCCTCCTTTTTACACTTGTCATTCTCTGTCAGTCACTTCTGAACAGGAGGAGATCCACAGGTGAGTGAAATGCCATTCCTGATGACTGCAAAGACCTTGCCAAAAAGGGGGGCatggggaggggagaagagaaTTAAGAGAATgcagaggaagcaggaaaaataaatattgcctTGCctttattgtaattttaaataaaattggtaggaaaaaaaattctatcagCCAAACATGAACAAAGGaattttcctcccttttaaTAGACATTTCACTTCAAATTTGCTTCAGACTTTTCAAAAATCTTTCGCCTTTGCACAAACATAAGTTGGTCGTTGGAACTTCTTTCAGAGGAGACCACATGCTGTATCACTAAGTTGCATTCTGACCAGAAGCTAAAATCTTGCATGAGTCACGTTTCTCCAAACATGTAGGGTGGTTTCAAAGCAATCTTACTCTGTTCTGTTTTATTCTCCTTTCCTGAGTAGCTGTCAATATTCTTGGGAATTTGAAGGGTTTTATTAGCACTCTCTCACTTACTGTATTTTTTGAAACTGAAGCATCATTTCAACATTCAAATCTGTCTTTTCATAATAATATTTCAAGATCAAGGGTTACTGTTTCATTCTTCTCTGCCTCAAATAGGGTTTCTCAAAGAGGCTACATCTGCATCAAAGCAGTGTTTTTATAAACAGATGTGCTACTTCAGATCTGTGGAGTAACCAGTGCAGGCTCtactttcatttcatttatttggaGACCTCACACAAGCTGCAAGGATGAGATACCAGCACACTTAGCAGCCACCATGTCAGAGGAGAGTGTAAGGACCACCTCTGAAGAGAAGCTTTCAGGAGGAGTTTGGTCAGTGCCTTGCCTTGTTAATGACAGGAGAGAATCATGActttgctgcctctgcagcctACACAGATCCCACGAAGGAATGAGTGACTCAGATACACACGTGAGAAGACATGTAAGCCAAAAATAGATGTATAGAGAAGCCCTTGCCTGACCACAAACACATTTCAGGCTGTGGCTCCATCTTCCTAGTAGTGCACTTAGTAGAGTAACTCTGATTCTGACTGAACCCAACAACTCTGCTTGCCAAGAGGAAGGAGCAAGATTGATGTTATTCTTCCTACCCTGTAAAGTGATGACAAAGGTTCTGTGCCAAGGGAGTACCCACACTTAAGTATGTTGGTCATGGTGAGTCACCCTGAAGCCACAAGCACTAGACTGATGTATCCCAGTTTTTCTTGGGCAGACGTTGGGTTAGaatttgcttggttttgtcAATTTACTGCTGTGACCATATAAGCAACTCGGAGGAAAGGTCTATTTACATTGAACCAACACCAgctaaatattgaaataatatACAGTATAGAATAAGGATatacaaaggagaaaaagtagGTTCTTCTGAGCTGCTAAAACCTTTCTTCGCTACCCAAATATCTGAATATTTGCATGCTCAAAAGCATGTCAGCACTGTACATGAGCATCCCCTTACTCCCAGAGGGTCAGGCCTACTGTTCTCCTGTACATTTAAAAAAGGCCTGGCAGGTAGATGGAAGCACTGCCTTCACTAGCTTAAACATGGCCTCTGTGTTAGTCCCAGCTCTTGGTGCTCTCAGCTCCCCTTTCCTTAGGACCAAAACAGGGAGCTAGCTGTATAGCTCCCTTGGAATGGGAGAATTTAGCTAAGTTCAAATATGAAAACTTTCCCGTAGAGAGGGGCATAGTCATGTGAGTGCCCTGTTGTCTGGTTTTTGTGGTCCTTTAAAGAACAGAGAAGAAGGGAGTGGCATGTCTAGGTTGCATTCAACTTGACATCATGACCCAGGGATGCACCCTCTCATCCTTCTGAGATGGAAATTGGCAGTAGATTGACCAGAAGAGACAGAGTCTGTCCTTTTAAGAGAGGCATAGAAGCCACAAAGCCACAAAAGAGCATCTTAATAACCCTGGCTCCTAAAAGGCTGCAGTGGGGGCAGCTGCCCTTGCTCAGGACTACTGACTCAAAGGAATAGGAAGTAGAAGGATTTACgcagctcacacacacagctgtcAGAGACAGGATAGTGGCTGGATTGGACCTCTGATCTGATCCCAGGAGGCGATCCTTTATGCCTATGGTCACAATCTGACTTACATTAGGAACAGCAGTGGCTCCTGTGGGTGAATGGTTTATTTCAGGCttctggaaataaatacaggcaccacaagggaaataaaagtcttcaaagtaaaattactggcctgctgtgcttttccttaGCAAGCTGTCTTTTGGCTGGGCTGACCACTGGAATGCGTGTTGCCCGGCATTTCCACAGCAGATTTTTGGTGTTTCATACATTCC
Protein-coding regions in this window:
- the VSTM4 gene encoding V-set and transmembrane domain-containing protein 4 is translated as MRLLATALAALLATASAPDVCEALNVTVSPGPTVQYSEGDNATLYCHISQKRKTDNLLAVRWVFAASPTQEHLMIKMTKFGSVQYYGNYTHNFQKQRLHLLKEKHGTMYKFLILSLQQTDQGHYICKVQEIGKHRNKWTAWSNGTAATEIRVISAKASDHPTFKKNHEAWKFFEDLYVYAVFVCSIGIISVLLFTLVILCQSLLNRRRSTVKHYLVKSPQNSSGETVTSVTSMSPLQPKKVKKKKEKEKLEQPPAIPAKAPIANNFPKPKLLKPQRKLILPKITEENLTYAELELMKPIQEAKGIPSMTVYAQILFEENKL